Proteins from one Pygocentrus nattereri isolate fPygNat1 chromosome 16, fPygNat1.pri, whole genome shotgun sequence genomic window:
- the nefla gene encoding neurofilament light polypeptide: MSAGYDPYFSSSCYKRWYVESTPRAPARSRSRTVYASHTSPLSSARLHYASPGRATSSSMLLSSPAHSVELDLCQAAQVSSEFRTVRTQEKAQLQELNDRFAGFIERVHDLEQQNRALEAELLLLRQRHGEPSRLRALYEQEARTLRAAVDEARLEKQAALSQRDHMEETLRALQGHYEKEVLAREDAEGKLLEARKEADEGALSQVELEKRVNTLLDELAFLKKVHESEISELQAQVQYGAQIAVETETTKPDLSTALRDIRAQYERLAARNMQAAEDWFRGKVGHLTETVAHHSEAVRNSRDEAGEYRRQLQACVLEIDACKSLNDSLEKQLREVEDKQSAEIAAMQDTISELENELRATKGEMARYLKEYQDLLNVKMALDIEIAAYRKLLEGEESRFNVGVAGSLASAYSFGPAYTRPMFTLQSTLSAGAPYLLSSRVISSTLSAEPTKEEEAEEEEEKEEEEKEEEEKEEEEKGEEEEKEEEEEGKEEEEEKGEEGEEEAAAEAAEEEKEEGGEEEEGAKEGEEEEGAEKEGAEEEEEGGEKEGEEEEGEKDEEKGDDKEEAETDKADTEAAAKPEKDDAEEAKEESKAEPEAAKEKEKKEESEKAKPKEKAEAEKPKSKDEGDKAKAETKESAKPEQEKKKEEEKPKEKK; this comes from the exons ATGAGTGCCGGTTACGACCCCTacttctcctcctcctgctaCAAGCGCTGGTATGTGGAGAGCACCCCGCGGGCTCCTGCTCGGAGTCGCTCCCGTACCGTCTATGCCAGCCACACATCTCCGCTCTCCTCTGCCCGGCTGCACTATGCCTCCCCTGGCCGCGCCACCTCCTCCTCGATGCTGCTAAGCAGCCCGGCCCACTCTGTGGAGTTGGACCTGTGCCAGGCTGCCCAGGTCAGCTCAGAGTTTAGAACCGTGCGTACCCAGGAGAAGGCCCAGCTGCAGGAGCTCAATGATCGCTTTGCAGGTTTCATCGAGCGAGTCCATGATCTAGAGCAGCAGAACCGTGCCTTAGAGGCCGAGCTGCTGCTTCTCCGTCAAAGGCATGGAGAACCATCTCGCCTCAGGGCCCTCTACGAGCAAGAGGCCCGAACCCTAAGGGCCGCAGTGGACGAGGCACGCCTGGAGAAGCAGGCCGCGCTCAGCCAGAGGGATCACATGGAGGAAACCCTGAGAGCACTGCAGGGTCACTATGAGAAGGAGGTCCTGGCCCGTGAAGATGCAGAGGGAAAATTGTTGGAGGCCCGAAAGGAAGCGGACGAGGGTGCGTTGTCCCAGGTCGAGCTGGAGAAGAGGGTCAACACCCTTCTGGATGAGTTAGCCTTCCTTAAGAAGGTCCATGAGAGTGAGATCTCAGAGCTTCAGGCGCAGGTCCAGTATGGGGCACAGATTGCAGTGGAGACTGAGACGACCAAGCCTGACCTTTCCACCGCCCTGCGGGACATCCGGGCTCAGTACGAAAGACTGGCAGCCAGGAACATGCAGGCTGCTGAAGATTGGTTCAGGGGAAAAGTGGGGCATCTAACAGAGACCGTGGCCCACCACAGCGAAGCGGTGAGGAACTCAAGGGATGAAGCAGGCGAATACCGGCGCCAGCTGCAGGCCTGTGTCCTGGAGATTGATGCCTGCAAAAGCCTTAACGACTCTTTGGAGAAACAGCTGAGAGAAGTGGAGGACAAGCAGAGTGCAGAGATTGCTGCCATGCAG GACACAATCAGTGAGCTAGAAAACGAACTAAGAGCCACTAAAGGTGAGATGGCCAGGTACCTTAAAGAGTACCAGGATCTCCTCAATGTCAAGATGGCCCTTGACATTGAAATAGCTGCATACAG GAAACTCCTAGAGGGTGAGGAATCACGCTTCAATGTGGGTGTGGCAGGAAGTTTGGCCAGTGCCTACTCTTTTGGCCCAGCCTACACACGGCCCATGTTCACTCTGCAGTCCACTTTGAGCGCTGGCGCCCCCTATCTGCTCAGCTCTCGCGTGATCAGCTCCACTCTGTCAGCAGAGCCAACAAAGGAGGAAGAagcagaggaagaagaagaaaaggaggaggaagaaaaggaagaagaggaaaaggaggaggaagaaaagggtgaggaggaggaaaaggaggaagaggaggaaggaaaggaggaagaagaggagaaaggagaag AAGGTGAAGAAGAAGCTGCAGCTGAGGCtgcagaggaagaaaaagaggagggaggtgaagaggaggagggggctAAAGAGGGCGAGGAGGAGGAAGGAGCAGAGAAAGAAGgagctgaggaggaggaggagggtggtgagaaagagggagaggaggaagagggagagaaggatgaGGAGAAGGGAGATGATAAGGAGGAGGCTGAGACAGACAAGGCTGATACCGAGGCAGCAGCAAAACCAGAGAAGGATGACGCCGAAGAAGCCAAAGAGGAGTCGAAGGCCGAGCCAGAGGCAGctaaagagaaggagaagaaggaagagTCAGAGAAAGCCAAACCCAAAGAGAAGGCCGAGGCCGAAAAACCAAAATCAAAAGATGAAGGGGATAAAGCCAAAGCTGAGACGAAGGAAAGTGCCAAACCAGAACAggaaaagaagaaggaagaagaaaagcccaaagaaaaaaagtaa
- the pgam2 gene encoding phosphoglycerate mutase 2: protein MTAVYRLVIVRHGESSWNQENRFCGWFDADLSEKGMEEAKRGAQAIKDAGIKFDKCYTSVLKRAIKTLWTIMEGTDQMWLPVVRSWRLNERHYGGLTGLNKAETAAKHGEEQVKIWRRSFDIPPPPMDKDHPYYKIISESRRYKGLKAGELPACESLKDTIARALPFWNEVIVPEIKAGKNVLIAAHGNSLRGIVKHLEGMSDAAIMELNLPTGIPIVYELDKDLKPVKPMQFLGDEETVRKAMEAVAAQGKVKK, encoded by the exons ATGACTGCTGTTTATCGTCTGGTCATTGTGCGCCACGGTGAAAGCTCCTGGAACCAGGAGAACCGCTTCTGTGGCTGGTTCGATGCTGACCTCAGCGAGAAGGGCATGGAGGAGGCCAAGCGTGGTGCTCAAGCCATCAAGGATGCAGGCATTAAGTTTGACAAGTGCTACACCTCTGTGCTAAAGCGTGCCATCAAGACTCTGTGGACCATCATGGAGGGCACTGACCAGATGTGGCTGCCAGTGGTGCGCAGCTGGCGCCTGAACGAGCGTCACTACGGCGGCCTGACAGGCCTGAACAAGGCAGAGACCGCAGCCAAGCACGGAGAGGAGCAGGTGAAAATCTGGAGGCGCTCCTTCGACATCCCACCTCCACCCATGGACAAAGACCACCCCTACTATAAGATCATCAGCGAG TCCAGGCGCTATAAAGGTTTAAAGGCGGGCGAACTGCCCGCCTGTGAGAGCCTGAAGGACACCATTGCACGCGCCCTGCCCTTCTGGAATGAGGTCATTGTCCCCGAGATCAAGGCTGGCAAGAACGTCCTCATCGCAGCCCATGGCAACAGTCTGCGTGGGATTGTGAAGCACTTGGAAG GCATGTCAGATGCAGCCATCATGGAGCTGAACCTGCCCACAGGTATTCCTATTGTCTACGAGCTAGACAAGGACCTGAAGCCTGTGAAGCCCATGCAGTTCCTTGGCGATGAGGAGACAGTGCGCAAGGCCATGGAGGCCGTGGCTGCCCAGGGCAAGGTGAAGAAGTGA